Proteins encoded by one window of Elaeis guineensis isolate ETL-2024a chromosome 12, EG11, whole genome shotgun sequence:
- the LOC105055287 gene encoding protein indeterminate-domain 4, chloroplastic, with protein sequence MAAASSSAPFFGIREEEHHNQQQQQASSTPGSSAPAASQPPAPQKKKRNLPGNPNPDAEVIALSPKTLLATNRFICEVCNKGFQREQNLQLHRRGHNLPWKLRQKNPKEQRRRVYLCPEPTCVHHDPSRALGDLTGIKKHFCRKHGEKKWKCDKCSKRYAVQSDWKAHSKTCGTREYRCDCGTLFSRRDSFITHRAFCDALAQESARIPTGLSTIGSHLYGNSSMGLGLSQVNPQLSSLPNQTHPSADLLRLGGSGGGTQFDHLNPSSFRQPQPRHSSPFFLGGGSSQGFNDDPQSNHPLLQGKTFHGLMQLPDLQANTNNASSSSTAAATAANLFNLSFFSNGGSTSNMNNSNNTGNQNTNLLIPDHFNNGNASTEPTTLFSGNLMNDHMGSGISSLYNPSMYNESSVPQMSATALLQKAAQMGATTSGGGGGSLLRGFGSSFSSGSKTTGFQAAFSGGGGDGENSRSQVENENHFQDLMNSLANGSAGIFSGGHEQQTGFGGFNPGLCNMDEGKLHRNLSTGGIGGSDGLTRDFLGVNSMVRSMGGGISTREQHLGIDIGSLDSEMKSGSSSRSFGGNL encoded by the exons ATGGCAGCAGCCTCGTCGTCGGCTCCCTTCTTTGGAATTAGAGAGGAAGAGCACCACAACCAACAGCAGCAGCAAGCTTCCTCCACTCCGGGCTCCTCAGCACCTGCTGCTTCACAGCCCCCAGCTCCTCAAAAGAAGAAGCGGAATCTCCCTGGAAATCCAA ATCCGGATGCGGAGGTGATAGCGCTGTCGCCGAAGACACTTCTTGCGACGAATCGGTTCATCTGCGAGGTCTGCAACAAAGGGTTCCAAAGGGAGCAGAACCTTCAGCTGCACCGCCGTGGCCACAACCTGCCATGGAAGCTGCGGCAGAAGAACCCCAAGGAGCAGCGGCGCCGGGTCTACCTCTGCCCGGAGCCGACCTGCGTCCACCACGACCCGTCGCGGGCCCTCGGCGACCTCACCGGCATCAAGAAGCACTTCTGCCGCAAGCACGGCGAGAAGAAGTGGAAGTGTGACAAGTGCTCCAAGCGCTACGCCGTGCAGTCGGACTGGAAGGCCCACTCCAAGACCTGCGGCACCCGAGAGTACCGCTGTGATTGCGGCACCCTCTTCTCCAG GCGTGACAGTTTCATCACCCACAGAGCCTTCTGTGATGCATTGGCACAGGAGAGTGCGAGGATTCCAACCGGCCTTAGCACCATTGGCAGCCACTTATATGGGAATAGCAGCATGGGTTTGGGCCTCTCCCAAGTGAATCCCCAGTTGTCTTCCTTACCGAATCAAACCCACCCATCTGCCGACCTCCTCCGCCTCGGAGGAAGTGGTGGTGGGACGCAATTTGATCACCTCAATCCTTCCTCCTTCCGTCAGCCTCAGCCCCGGCACTCCTCCCCCTTCTTCCTCGGTGGTGGCTCAAGCCAAGGCTTCAATGATGACCCTCAATCCAATCATCCTTTGCTCCAAGGCAAAACCTTCCATGGCTTGATGCAACTCCCTGACCTCCAAGCCAATACCAATAATGCCTCATCTTCCTCCACGGCTGCCGCCACTGCTGCCAATCTTTTCAATCTTAGCTTCTTCTCTAATGGCGGCAGCACAAGCAACATGAACAATAGCAACAACACTGGCAATCAAAACACCAATCTGCTGATCCCGGATCACTTCAACAATGGCAATGCAAGTACTGAACCAACGACCCTCTTCTCCGGTAATCTCATGAATGACCACATGGGCTCGGGCATCTCTTCTCTGTATAACCCCTCTATGTACAATGAATCCTCAGTGCCTCAGATGTCAGCAACTGCACTACTTCAGAAGGCTGCCCAAATGGGTGCAACCACCAGTGGTGGCGGCGGTGGCTCCTTGCTCAGAGGATTCGGCAGCTCTTTTTCTAGTGGATCAAAAACCACCGGTTTCCAGGCTGCGTTTAGTGGCGGCGGCGGCGATGGAGAGAACTCAAGGTCTCAGGTAGAGAACGAGAACCATTTCCAGGACCTTATGAACTCCCTTGCCAATGGGAGCGCTGGAATATTTAGTGGTGGACATGAACAGCAGACTGGGTTTGGTGGGTTCAACCCAGGTTTGTGTAACATGGATGAAGGCAAGTTGCACCGTAACCTTTCAACTGGGGGCATCGGGGGGTCTGACGGATTAACCAGAGACTTTCTTGGGGTGAACAGTATGGTGAGAAGCATGGGTGGAGGGATATCTACGAGGGAACAGCATCTTGGCATTGACATAGGCTCCTTGGATTCAGAAATGAAGTCCGGTTCCTCAAGTCGATCCTTTGGAGGGAATCTGTGA